The following proteins are encoded in a genomic region of Arvicanthis niloticus isolate mArvNil1 chromosome 21, mArvNil1.pat.X, whole genome shotgun sequence:
- the Rbm15b gene encoding putative RNA-binding protein 15B gives MKRQNERDSSPSGRGSSSSAKRPREREREAEAGGRRAAHKASGGTKHPVPARARDKPRGSGGGGGHRDGRAAGDANHRASSGRSSGAPGGGGRTGKASGDPGAGGASPRASPLPPPPPPPGAEPAGPGSTAAPEYKTLLISSLSPALPAEHLEDRLFHQFKRFGEISLRLSHTPELGRVAYVNFRHPQDAREARQHALARQLLLYDRPLKVEPVYLRGGGGSSRRSSSSSAAASTPPPGPPTPADPLGYLPLHGGYQYKQRSLSPVAAPPLREPRARHTAAAFALDAAAAAAVGLSRERALDYYGLYDDRGRPYSYQAVCEEDLMPEDDQRATRNLFIGNLDHSVSEVELRRAFEKYGIIEEVVIKRPARGQGGAYAFLKFQNLDMAHRAKVAMSGRVIGRNPIKIGYGKANPTTRLWVGGLGPNTSLAALAREFDRFGSIRTIDHVKGDSFAYIQYESLDAAQAACAKMRGFPLGGPDRRLRVDFAKAEETRYPQQYQPSPLPVHYELLTDGYTRHRNLDADLRVRDRTPPHLLYSDRDRTFLEGDWTSLSKSSDRRNSLEGYSRSVRSRSGERWGGDGDRSIAKPWEERRKRRSLSSDRGRTTHSPYEERSRTKGGGQQSERGSDRTPERSRKENHSSEGTKESGSNSLSNSRHGAEERSHHHHHHEAPDSSHGKKTRESERNHRTTEAEPKTLEEPKHETKKLKTLSEYAQTLQLGWTGLLVLKNSCFPTSMHVLEGDQGVISGLLKDHTSGSKLTQLKIAQRLRLDQPKLDEVTRRIKQGSPNGYAVLLAIQSTPSGPGAEGMPVVEPGLQRRLLRNLVSYLKQKQAAGVISLPVGGSKGRDSTGMLYAFPPCDFSQQYLQSALRTLGKLEEEHMVIVIVRDST, from the coding sequence ATGAAGCGGCAGAACGAGCGAGACTCCAGCCCGAGCGGGCGTGGCTCATCATCGTCCGCCAAGCGGCCGCGGGAGCGCGaacgggaggcagaggcgggcgggCGGCGAGCAGCGCACAAGGCCTCCGGCGGCACCAAGCACCCGGTTCCAGCGCGGGCTCGTGACAAGCCCCGCGGCAGCGGCGGAGGCGGCGGACATCGCGACGGGCGTGCTGCTGGGGATGCGAATCACCGGGCGAGCAGCGGGCGCTCCTCGGGCGCGCCGGGAGGCGGAGGACGCACCGGCAAGGCCTCCGGAGACCCGGGTGCTGGCGGCGCGTCGCCCCGCGCATCTCCACTCCCGCCGCCCCCGCCGCCCCCCGGGGCGGAACCTGCGGGTCCCGGTTCCACGGCGGCTCCAGAGTACAAGACGCTCCTCATCAGCAGCCTGAGCCCTGCGCTGCCGGCCGAGCACTTGGAGGACCGGCTCTTCCACCAGTTCAAGCGGTTCGGGGAGATCAGCCTGCGCCTGTCACACACACCGGAGCTGGGCCGCGTGGCCTATGTGAACTTCCGGCACCCACAGGACGCGCGGGAGGCCCGCCAGCACGCCCTGGCCCGTCAGCTGCTGCTCTACGACCGCCCGCTCAAGGTAGAGCCCGTGTACCTGCGCGGCGGCGGCGGGAGCAGTCGGCGAAGTAGCAGCAGCAGCGCCGCTGCCTCCACGCCGCCCCCGGGTCCCCCCACGCCCGCCGACCCTCTGGGCTATCTGCCCCTGCACGGTGGCTACCAGTACAAGCAGCGCTCGCTGTCTCCGGTAGCCGCCCCGCCCCTGCGGGAGCCCCGCGCGCGGCACACCGCGGCAGCCTTCGCCCTGGATGCTGCTGCGGCGGCTGCCGTGGGACTGTCTCGGGAGCGAGCCCTGGACTATTACGGGCTGTACGACGACCGCGGACGCCCATACAGCTACCAGGCCGTGTGCGAGGAGGACCTGATGCCGGAAGATGATCAGAGAGCCACTCGAAATCTCTTCATCGGGAACCTGGACCACAGTGTGTCTGAGGTGGAGCTTCGACGGGCCTTCGAGAAGTATGGCATCATCGAGGAGGTGGTCATCAAGAGGCCTGCCCGCGGCCAGGGTGGTGCCTATGCCTTCCTCAAGTTTCAGAACCTggacatggcacacagggcaaaGGTGGCTATGTCTGGCCGAGTGATTGGCAGAAACCCCATAAAGATAGGCTATGGCAAGGCTAACCCCACCACCCGCCTCTGGGTGGGTGGTCTTGGACCTAACACCTCGCTGGCGGCCCTGGCCAGAGAATTTGATCGCTTTGGGAGCATTCGGACCATCGATCACGTTAAAGGAGACAGCTTTGCCTACATCCAGTACGAGAGCTTGGACGCAGCCCAAGCTGCTTGTGCTAAGATGAGGGGCTTTCCCTTGGGTGGTCCAGATCGCAGGCTTCGGGTGGATTTTGCCAAAGCAGAGGAGACTCGCTATCCCCAGCAGTACCAGCCCTCACCTCTCCCGGTGCATTATGAGCTTCTCACTGACGGATATACCCGGCATCGAAACTTGGATGCTGACCTTAGGGTGCGGGATAGAACCCCTCCACACCTTCTGTATTCAGACCGAGACCGGACCTTTTTGGAAGGGGACTGGACCAGCCTCAGTAAAAGTTCGGACCGCAGAAACAGCCTGGAGGGCTATAGCCGCTCAGTGCGCAGCCGGAGTGGTGAGCGCTGGGGGGGAGATGGGGACCGGAGCATAGCCAAGCCCTGGGAAGAGAGACGCAAGCGGAGGAGCCTTTCAAGTGACCGTGGGAGGACAACTCACTCCCCTTATGAGGAACGGAGCAGGACCAAGGGTGGGGGACAGCAGTCTGAGCGAGGCTCGGACCGCACCCCTGAGCGCAGCCGAAAAGAGAACCACTCCAGTGAAGGGACCAAGGAGTCAGGCAGCAACTCCCTCAGCaacagcagacatggtgctgaggaGAGgagccaccatcaccaccaccatgagGCTCCAGACTCTTCCCATGGGAAAAAGACTAGAGAGAGTGAGCGCAATCATCGGACCACTGAGGCAGAGCCCAAGACTCTTGAAGAGCCAAAACATGAGACCAAAAAGCTAAAGACTCTGTCGGAGTATGCCCAGACACTGCAGCTGGGTTGGACTGGGCTTCTAGTGTTGAAAAACAGCTGCTTCCCAACATCTATGCACGTCCTTGAAGGGGACCAGGGAGTTATCAGTGGGCTCCTTAAGGACCACACTTCTGGCAGCAAACTGACCCAGCTAAAGATTGCCCAGCGTCTTCGACTGGACCAGCCCAAGCTGGATGAGGTCACCCGTCGCATCAAGCAGGGGAGCCCTAACGGCTATGCTGTGCTCCTAGCCATCCAGTCAACCCCCAGCGGTCCTGGCGCTGAGGGGATGCCCGTGGTGGAGCCAGGCCTACAGAGGCGGCTTCTCAGGAACCTAGTCTCCTACTTGAAACAGAAGCAGGCTGCAGGGGTGATCAGCTTGCCGGTGGGTGGGTCTAAGGGCAGAGACAGCACTGGCATGCTCTATGCTTTCCCACCCTGTGACTTTTCACAGCAGTACCTCCAGTCAGCACTGCGGACATTGGGCAAGTTAGAAGAAGAACACATGGTGATAGTTATAGTGAGAGACAGCACCTAG